A single genomic interval of Adhaeribacter pallidiroseus harbors:
- a CDS encoding Nramp family divalent metal transporter — MPTLPEPSVPENQLIFQDPYVITNSKIQEPPTTLRGIARHLGPGFVLSAAIVGSGELIATTALGAQAGFVTFWVIILSCLVKVALQLEWGKHVIHSGETSMASLNQLPGFKMGKANWSIWLWLFIQLFKLLQVGGIVGGVAITLNMMAPAISIPVWAVAITLITALLVYKGYYKVVEQFSLIMMVFFTVFTLASVFFLQYTPFAISWANIQEGLQLKLPPSTVAIAIAAFGITGVGGDEIMYYNYWCIEKGYAGFTGVRQDTPEWQKRAKGWIKIMYYDALLAMVVYTLVTAAFYILGAAVLHNQGQVPEGYNMVKVLSGMYTKTLGPWAETIFMISAFMVLYSTMFTATASFTRIFADAFGQLGWLSFTNYTTRKKTIAVLAWAFPISWCLLFLFIKLPMSMILLGGFMTSILLLLVVYAAIYFRYWRLPAALKPTRWYDAAFWLSCTTILAIAVYGIVQAVKL, encoded by the coding sequence ATGCCAACTCTACCGGAGCCCTCTGTTCCCGAGAATCAACTAATATTCCAGGACCCCTACGTTATAACTAACAGCAAAATTCAGGAACCGCCCACTACCCTGCGCGGCATTGCCCGCCACTTAGGGCCAGGCTTTGTGTTGTCGGCGGCGATAGTGGGTTCCGGCGAGCTAATTGCCACTACCGCTTTGGGGGCGCAAGCGGGGTTTGTTACGTTTTGGGTAATAATTTTAAGTTGTTTGGTAAAAGTAGCCTTACAGCTGGAATGGGGCAAACACGTTATTCATTCCGGCGAAACGTCCATGGCCTCGCTGAACCAACTGCCGGGTTTTAAAATGGGCAAAGCCAATTGGAGCATCTGGTTGTGGTTGTTCATTCAACTATTTAAACTATTGCAGGTGGGCGGCATTGTGGGCGGCGTGGCCATTACGCTGAACATGATGGCACCGGCTATAAGTATACCGGTGTGGGCCGTGGCTATTACCTTAATCACGGCTTTACTGGTTTACAAAGGCTACTACAAAGTGGTCGAGCAGTTTTCGCTTATCATGATGGTGTTTTTTACGGTTTTTACGTTGGCTTCGGTGTTTTTTCTGCAATACACGCCTTTTGCGATTTCGTGGGCCAATATACAGGAAGGTTTGCAACTAAAGCTGCCGCCCAGTACGGTAGCGATTGCTATTGCGGCTTTTGGCATTACCGGCGTGGGCGGCGACGAAATTATGTATTACAACTACTGGTGCATCGAGAAAGGCTACGCCGGATTTACCGGCGTGCGGCAAGACACCCCGGAATGGCAGAAAAGAGCCAAAGGCTGGATTAAAATTATGTACTACGATGCTTTACTGGCCATGGTGGTTTACACGTTGGTAACCGCGGCTTTTTACATTCTGGGCGCGGCCGTGCTGCACAACCAGGGCCAGGTGCCCGAAGGCTACAACATGGTAAAAGTATTATCGGGCATGTACACCAAAACGTTAGGGCCTTGGGCCGAAACAATTTTTATGATCAGCGCTTTTATGGTGTTGTACTCTACCATGTTTACGGCTACCGCCAGTTTCACGCGCATCTTCGCCGATGCTTTTGGGCAATTGGGCTGGCTGTCGTTTACAAATTATACTACCCGCAAAAAAACCATTGCCGTGTTGGCCTGGGCCTTTCCGATTAGCTGGTGCTTGCTGTTTCTTTTTATAAAGCTACCCATGAGCATGATTTTACTGGGTGGGTTTATGACTTCCATTTTACTATTACTGGTGGTATACGCGGCTATTTATTTCCGGTATTGGCGTTTACCGGCTGCCCTAAAACCTACCCGCTGGTACGATGCGGCTTTTTGGCTGAGTTGTACTACAATTTTGGCTATTGCGGTGTACGGCATTGTGCAGGCTGTAAAATTGTAA
- a CDS encoding 3-keto-disaccharide hydrolase, which yields MNVYSSFSKKFILASMALGIFAINQTQAQAQQTVPTPPKMVPEMTEFWEPEVKVVTPGTGAGIAAPSDAIILFDGKDLSQWVSVKDPAAPAGWTVNKGAFTVKKGTGNIQTKQSFQDYQLHIEWQIPANITGKSQGRGNSGIFLASIGNGDAGYELQVLDSYNNRTYANGQAGSIYKQFRPLVNAMRKPGEWNVYDVVFTAPRFKEDGTLFSPARVTVIHNGVLIQNNTQIKGPTQYIGIPDYNQPHGKAPIKLQDHGDPSEPISYRNIWIREL from the coding sequence ATGAACGTGTATAGCTCTTTTTCTAAGAAGTTTATTCTGGCTAGTATGGCCCTGGGGATTTTTGCCATTAACCAAACCCAGGCCCAAGCGCAACAAACCGTACCTACGCCGCCTAAAATGGTACCCGAAATGACCGAATTCTGGGAACCGGAAGTAAAGGTAGTAACCCCAGGCACCGGCGCCGGTATTGCCGCTCCTTCCGATGCTATTATTTTGTTCGACGGCAAAGATTTATCGCAGTGGGTTTCGGTAAAAGATCCGGCAGCTCCTGCTGGCTGGACCGTGAATAAAGGAGCCTTTACCGTTAAAAAAGGTACCGGTAACATTCAAACCAAGCAATCTTTCCAGGATTACCAATTACACATCGAGTGGCAGATTCCGGCTAATATTACCGGCAAAAGCCAGGGCCGGGGTAACAGCGGTATTTTCTTAGCTTCTATTGGCAACGGCGACGCTGGTTACGAATTGCAGGTACTCGATAGCTATAACAACCGGACTTACGCCAACGGCCAGGCCGGTAGTATTTACAAGCAATTCCGTCCGTTGGTAAACGCCATGCGCAAACCCGGCGAATGGAACGTGTACGACGTAGTATTTACCGCGCCGCGTTTTAAAGAAGATGGTACTTTGTTCAGCCCGGCCCGGGTAACGGTTATTCATAACGGCGTGTTAATTCAAAACAATACCCAGATTAAAGGCCCCACCCAGTACATCGGTATTCCGGATTACAACCAGCCGCACGGCAAAGCGCCCATTAAATTACAAGACCACGGCGATCCCAGTGAGCCCATCAGCTACCGCAACATTTGGATTCGCGAATTATAA
- a CDS encoding alpha/beta fold hydrolase, protein MNFILNKNVSTGEEIKIAYADYGSGRPVVLIHGWPLSKDMWEYQVGPLVESGHRVIQYDRRGFGHSEKPWSGYDYDSLTSDLHALIEELDLNDAVLVGFSMGGGEVVRYLSRYGSSRVSKIVLVSAVTPYLGKTEDNPDGVDQSVFAEMLTQIKEDRIGFLDSFGKKFFGVNLINHPVSAPLLDYYRMLASVASPRATEQCAIAFAQTDFRQDVQAISVPTLIIHGDADQTVPIEASGNRTASMIPAAQYLVYEGAPHGLFYTHKERLNQDILQFIAS, encoded by the coding sequence ATGAATTTTATCTTGAATAAAAACGTCAGTACTGGCGAAGAAATAAAAATAGCTTATGCCGACTACGGCAGCGGTAGACCCGTAGTGTTGATTCACGGCTGGCCTTTAAGTAAAGACATGTGGGAATACCAGGTAGGTCCGCTGGTAGAATCGGGGCACCGGGTAATACAATACGACCGCCGCGGTTTTGGTCATTCCGAAAAACCGTGGAGTGGTTACGATTACGATTCCCTGACCAGCGATTTACACGCGCTCATCGAAGAATTAGATTTAAACGATGCGGTGCTGGTAGGCTTTTCCATGGGCGGCGGCGAAGTAGTGCGGTATTTGAGCCGCTATGGCAGCAGCCGGGTTTCCAAAATAGTATTGGTTTCAGCGGTTACGCCTTACCTGGGTAAAACAGAAGATAATCCGGATGGCGTAGATCAAAGCGTTTTTGCGGAAATGCTTACCCAAATAAAAGAAGACCGCATTGGGTTTCTGGATAGTTTTGGCAAAAAGTTTTTCGGTGTAAATTTAATTAATCACCCGGTGAGTGCGCCTTTACTGGATTATTACCGCATGCTGGCTTCCGTGGCTTCGCCGCGAGCTACCGAGCAATGCGCCATTGCTTTTGCGCAAACGGACTTCCGGCAAGATGTGCAAGCCATTTCGGTACCTACCTTAATTATTCACGGCGACGCCGACCAAACCGTGCCCATTGAGGCCAGTGGTAACCGCACTGCCAGCATGATTCCGGCGGCTCAGTACCTGGTATACGAAGGGGCGCCGCACGGACTTTTTTACACCCACAAAGAACGCTTAAATCAGGATATCCTGCAGTTTATCGCTTCTTAA